One Candidatus Sulfurimonas baltica DNA segment encodes these proteins:
- the nuoD gene encoding NADH dehydrogenase (quinone) subunit D encodes MAQVKNRLNPFFENITFDREDNEMILNFGPQHPSAHGQLRLMLHLQQEQIVKAHPDVGYLHRGMEKMAENMIYNEFMPTTDRMDYIASSSNNYGFALAVEKLIGLEVPRRAKVIRMMLLEINRIMSHLFWLATTALDIGAMTVFLFAFREREYLMDIIEGYCGARLTHASIRIGGVPLDIQDSFITQLRIFLDKLPQNIKDYEDLLDTNRIWLMRMEEVGTISTEMALSWGCTGPMLRASGVAWDIRKEEPYELYDEVEFNVPWSDKGDNFARYRIYMEEMRESAKILRQTITMYQQCVKDNQTELMAHSPKYISASKLDIMTQNYSLMQHFVLVTQGMRPPVGEVYVATESPKGELGFYINSQGGPYPYRLKLRAPSFWHTGILTDLLPGHYIPDVVSIIGTTNIVFGEVDR; translated from the coding sequence ATGGCACAAGTAAAAAATAGATTAAATCCTTTCTTTGAGAATATCACTTTTGACAGAGAAGATAATGAGATGATATTAAACTTTGGTCCACAGCACCCTTCGGCGCACGGACAACTTCGTTTAATGCTTCACCTTCAACAAGAGCAGATAGTAAAAGCCCATCCAGACGTGGGATATCTTCACCGTGGAATGGAGAAGATGGCTGAGAATATGATTTATAATGAGTTTATGCCGACAACTGACCGTATGGATTATATTGCCTCATCTTCAAATAATTATGGTTTCGCACTTGCAGTTGAGAAACTTATAGGGTTAGAAGTTCCTAGACGTGCTAAAGTAATCCGTATGATGCTTTTGGAAATTAACCGCATCATGTCTCACTTATTTTGGTTGGCAACTACTGCGCTGGATATTGGAGCTATGACAGTTTTTCTTTTTGCATTCCGTGAGAGAGAGTACTTAATGGATATTATAGAGGGGTATTGTGGAGCGAGACTTACACATGCCTCTATCCGCATCGGTGGTGTTCCTTTAGATATTCAAGATAGCTTTATAACTCAGCTTCGTATATTTTTAGATAAGTTACCTCAAAATATAAAAGATTATGAGGACCTTCTTGACACTAACCGTATCTGGTTAATGAGAATGGAAGAGGTTGGAACTATCTCAACTGAGATGGCACTTTCATGGGGTTGTACAGGTCCAATGCTTAGAGCATCTGGTGTTGCTTGGGATATCCGTAAAGAGGAGCCATATGAGCTTTATGACGAAGTAGAGTTTAATGTTCCTTGGTCTGATAAAGGTGATAACTTTGCTCGCTACCGTATTTATATGGAAGAGATGAGAGAGTCTGCTAAGATACTTAGACAAACTATAACTATGTATCAACAATGTGTTAAAGATAATCAAACTGAGTTGATGGCTCATTCGCCAAAATACATATCAGCTTCTAAATTAGATATTATGACTCAAAACTACTCTTTAATGCAACACTTTGTGCTTGTAACACAAGGCATGAGACCTCCTGTTGGAGAGGTGTATGTAGCAACAGAATCACCAAAAGGTGAATTAGGGTTTTACATAAACTCTCAAGGTGGACCATACCCTTACAGACTGAAACTACGTGCTCCATCTTTTTGGCATACAGGAATTTTAACTGACCTATTACCTGGTCACTATATTCCGGATGTTGTTTCTATTATAGGGACTACAAATATCGTATTTGGAGAGGTTGACAGATAA
- a CDS encoding NADH-ubiquinone oxidoreductase subunit E family protein — protein MKRYDLRHLKTEFEPRMKEILGEHKAGEVAIFLFEIGDFSSVQKSADLVKECGYELMNSLKFNEVDWTIVVKK, from the coding sequence ATGAAAAGATATGATTTAAGACATCTAAAAACTGAGTTTGAGCCTAGAATGAAAGAGATACTTGGTGAGCATAAAGCTGGCGAAGTGGCAATATTTTTATTTGAAATTGGAGATTTTTCATCAGTTCAAAAATCAGCTGATTTAGTAAAAGAGTGTGGTTATGAGTTGATGAACTCTTTAAAGTTTAACGAAGTCGACTGGACTATCGTAGTTAAAAAATAG
- a CDS encoding FAD-dependent oxidoreductase: MSKVYFSTWNGELINNIGKPEEEWEESAYNLPAQYDSHRESKAFIGWDGVSLFNADVDVIRLAMEYAAQYQEYSEACGRCAPGRWGGRILYDQLDKIARGEGAVADLDHLKEIGKSMQITSKCEIGKTVPTPIIDLMKHFEDVFMDCITNQKPSKHYHEEVGYIAKITAPCTDACPSHVDIPGYIEGVRDLKMGDSLKATRQTMPLAHVCGRVCPHPCEDACRRTNLDSPIAIMELKRVGADYETDHGFSFFHPMKKKKPIGKKVAVVGSGPAGLTTAYYLAAEGVEVDVYEELPVLGGEVTVGVPEYRMPWDKYLQDIECVRDMGVNFILNHKVSADDMRKFETEYDATMVASGTRISKAVRCKNERPEITGYWGAIDFLDRVNLYEKFGFTLTPEQKIEYAIDADFVDLTGKTVACVGGGFTSMDVVRCSIRAGAKRVIMLYRRDEKTIIRNTTYEEYHEAVEEGVEFIFHSAVAEMKDEDNILKSLIIDKFELVADPNGGRPELVQIEGASELIEVDYLIPAVSQSADLDFLPEEWDIEMTSWATIKTNGKDYMTSRKGIFASGDCEYGPMTIVNAVGQAKRGASVMLRYIQTGEITRSDDEIMEDHLSKLKVYDKKEKVTGWMPGIKRQKSEVVGVDDRKYNNREVNYGFTQEQAISEAERCMRCYYIAMVAT, translated from the coding sequence GTGAGTAAAGTATATTTTTCTACTTGGAATGGAGAGCTGATAAATAATATTGGCAAACCTGAAGAAGAGTGGGAAGAATCAGCTTATAATCTGCCTGCGCAATATGACAGTCACCGTGAATCTAAAGCTTTTATTGGCTGGGATGGTGTTTCGTTATTTAATGCAGATGTAGATGTAATCCGTTTAGCAATGGAGTATGCTGCACAGTATCAAGAGTATTCTGAGGCATGTGGAAGATGTGCACCTGGTAGATGGGGTGGACGAATCTTATATGATCAACTAGACAAGATTGCTCGCGGTGAAGGTGCTGTCGCTGATTTAGACCACTTGAAAGAGATCGGTAAAAGTATGCAAATTACTTCAAAATGTGAGATTGGAAAAACAGTTCCAACTCCTATCATTGATTTGATGAAGCATTTTGAAGATGTATTTATGGACTGTATTACTAACCAAAAACCATCTAAACATTACCATGAAGAAGTTGGCTACATTGCAAAAATTACTGCACCTTGTACGGATGCCTGCCCTTCGCATGTAGATATTCCTGGGTACATAGAGGGTGTAAGAGATTTAAAGATGGGTGATTCACTAAAAGCGACTCGTCAAACTATGCCACTGGCACATGTTTGCGGTCGTGTGTGCCCTCATCCCTGTGAAGACGCGTGCAGAAGAACTAACCTTGATTCTCCAATAGCCATAATGGAGCTTAAAAGAGTCGGTGCTGATTATGAGACTGACCATGGTTTTAGTTTTTTTCATCCAATGAAGAAAAAGAAACCAATAGGTAAAAAAGTTGCTGTTGTCGGTTCTGGTCCTGCCGGTCTTACTACAGCTTATTATCTTGCTGCTGAGGGTGTTGAAGTTGATGTTTATGAAGAGCTTCCGGTTCTTGGCGGTGAGGTTACTGTCGGTGTCCCTGAATATCGTATGCCATGGGATAAGTATCTTCAAGATATTGAGTGCGTTAGAGATATGGGTGTTAATTTTATACTAAATCATAAAGTATCTGCTGATGATATGCGTAAGTTTGAGACAGAGTATGATGCAACAATGGTTGCTTCTGGCACTCGTATATCAAAAGCTGTACGTTGTAAAAATGAGAGACCTGAGATTACCGGTTATTGGGGAGCTATTGACTTCCTTGACCGTGTAAATTTATATGAAAAATTTGGGTTTACATTGACTCCAGAGCAAAAAATAGAGTATGCGATAGATGCTGATTTTGTTGATTTAACTGGTAAGACAGTTGCTTGTGTCGGCGGTGGGTTTACCTCAATGGACGTTGTCCGTTGTTCTATTCGCGCTGGCGCTAAACGTGTTATTATGCTATATCGTCGTGATGAGAAAACAATTATACGTAACACAACTTATGAAGAGTATCACGAAGCAGTTGAAGAGGGTGTTGAATTTATATTTCACTCTGCAGTTGCTGAGATGAAAGATGAAGATAATATTTTAAAATCTCTTATAATTGACAAATTTGAATTAGTTGCAGATCCAAATGGAGGTCGTCCAGAGCTAGTGCAAATAGAAGGGGCTAGTGAACTGATAGAAGTTGACTATCTAATACCGGCTGTATCTCAAAGTGCAGATTTAGACTTCTTGCCAGAGGAGTGGGATATAGAGATGACTTCATGGGCAACTATTAAAACAAACGGTAAAGATTATATGACATCTCGCAAAGGTATTTTTGCTTCTGGGGATTGTGAATATGGTCCAATGACTATTGTTAATGCTGTTGGTCAAGCTAAACGTGGAGCTTCTGTTATGCTTAGATATATTCAAACAGGTGAAATCACTCGTAGTGACGATGAGATTATGGAAGATCACCTAAGCAAACTCAAAGTCTATGATAAAAAAGAGAAAGTAACTGGATGGATGCCAGGAATTAAGCGCCAGAAGAGTGAAGTAGTCGGTGTTGATGATAGAAAATATAATAATAGAGAAGTTAACTATGGTTTCACACAAGAACAAGCAATTTCAGAAGCGGAACGCTGTATGCGATGTTACTACATCGCTATGGTAGCAACATAG
- a CDS encoding 2Fe-2S iron-sulfur cluster-binding protein → MNNSINFKINGTSVEAKHGESILQVARRMGVYIPTMCYLAKTTPNASCRMCVVQAKGVDGFILSCNTPPIDGVEITTDSDELFKERQNIMKLYNVNHPLQCGVCDKSGECDLQNKTLEFEVAEQTFATKDQKRKQKKWGVLSYDPGLCIMCEKCTSVCNEVVGSEALYIKPGGYKSEIDNHYSKCIQCGECISVCPVGAMASSDFKYKTNAWELDKIPSACAHCSSACNLNYEVKDSKIGSVSGDREIYRVTNEDDYDSLCGGGRFGYDYENRVSGKDTEAFEKVLKSFQDAKSIAFTSMITNEEAYTLQELKNKHGYNLINTDAKAYQEFLKAYSSASGNSLYSGDLTDVAHSDFVITLGCAISRDNPMVRFALSKAVKRNKAYVSAIHPIEDDTIQNIVTQYFKHEVGSEEGILALLCELFVSDGAKDEHKSFFDSIDHGYICGESSIGEEEFELLAKNKNRKKAPILVLGADLYNHPQAENIAKMAGMLEKYSDFKTVIIPSDTNTLGVSLICELSSQDTLADIGYNTYGTVTIGAQGDADLDMPAMNQQEGTFTTINKEVVPVNAAMAFNGYELSDIAKELGVYCKNVIDFTPKLPLSKGYNGTKFDDLKNYYLNDGEQVRGYKLANSSVDIDFTLDEVEEIKEFNGTVIYSCNPISQFNLFTDKAHQIVDKAVILGSQQFANAAKIKSGDDVKFTVDGEEQIRQFIVGNKLKGTVAFNPNFDSMQNSASYRYKQVKLERVQ, encoded by the coding sequence ATGAATAATTCAATTAATTTTAAAATAAACGGTACCTCTGTTGAAGCTAAGCATGGTGAATCAATCCTTCAGGTGGCTCGTCGCATGGGAGTGTATATCCCTACGATGTGTTATTTGGCAAAAACTACACCTAATGCTTCATGTAGAATGTGTGTTGTTCAAGCTAAAGGGGTAGACGGTTTTATTCTCAGCTGTAATACTCCACCTATAGATGGTGTTGAAATAACAACAGACTCAGATGAGCTATTTAAAGAGCGCCAAAATATAATGAAACTTTACAATGTTAACCATCCTCTTCAGTGTGGTGTTTGTGACAAAAGCGGAGAGTGTGATTTACAAAATAAGACATTAGAATTTGAAGTAGCAGAGCAGACATTCGCTACAAAAGACCAAAAAAGAAAACAAAAAAAATGGGGCGTTCTTAGTTATGACCCAGGTCTATGTATTATGTGTGAGAAATGTACATCTGTATGTAATGAGGTAGTTGGTTCAGAAGCGTTATATATTAAGCCAGGCGGATATAAGTCAGAAATTGACAACCACTATTCAAAATGTATTCAGTGTGGAGAGTGTATCTCTGTTTGTCCAGTTGGGGCAATGGCTAGTTCTGATTTTAAATATAAGACAAATGCTTGGGAGCTTGATAAAATACCATCAGCATGTGCACACTGTAGTAGCGCGTGTAATTTAAACTACGAAGTTAAAGATAGTAAAATTGGTTCCGTATCTGGTGATAGAGAGATATATAGAGTTACAAATGAAGATGATTATGATTCACTTTGTGGCGGCGGACGTTTTGGTTATGATTATGAAAACAGAGTTTCAGGCAAAGATACTGAGGCTTTTGAAAAAGTTTTGAAATCATTTCAAGATGCTAAATCTATTGCCTTTACTTCTATGATTACAAATGAAGAAGCATATACTCTTCAAGAACTTAAAAATAAGCATGGATACAATTTAATAAACACAGATGCAAAAGCATATCAAGAGTTTTTAAAAGCTTATAGCAGCGCTAGTGGAAACTCTCTGTATAGTGGTGATTTAACGGATGTGGCACATAGTGATTTTGTTATTACTTTAGGGTGCGCAATATCAAGAGATAACCCAATGGTTCGTTTTGCACTCTCAAAAGCTGTTAAGAGAAACAAAGCTTACGTAAGTGCTATACATCCAATCGAAGATGATACTATTCAAAATATTGTTACACAATACTTTAAACATGAAGTTGGCTCTGAAGAGGGGATTTTAGCACTGCTTTGTGAGTTGTTCGTTTCTGATGGAGCTAAAGATGAGCATAAATCTTTCTTTGACTCTATTGACCATGGTTATATTTGTGGTGAGAGCAGTATTGGTGAAGAAGAGTTTGAACTATTGGCAAAAAATAAAAATCGTAAAAAAGCTCCTATATTAGTTTTAGGAGCAGATTTGTATAACCATCCTCAAGCAGAAAATATTGCAAAAATGGCCGGTATGCTTGAGAAGTATAGTGACTTTAAGACAGTAATAATACCAAGTGACACTAATACTCTTGGTGTATCACTTATTTGTGAGCTCTCTTCACAAGATACTTTAGCTGATATAGGCTATAACACATATGGAACAGTTACAATAGGTGCGCAAGGCGATGCAGATTTAGATATGCCTGCAATGAATCAGCAAGAGGGGACATTCACTACTATTAATAAAGAAGTTGTCCCTGTTAATGCTGCAATGGCGTTTAATGGATATGAGCTTAGCGATATAGCTAAAGAGCTTGGAGTGTATTGTAAAAATGTAATTGACTTTACCCCAAAATTACCTTTGAGTAAAGGGTATAACGGCACAAAATTTGATGATTTAAAAAATTATTATCTTAATGATGGGGAACAAGTTCGTGGATATAAACTTGCTAACTCTTCAGTAGATATAGATTTTACTTTGGATGAAGTAGAAGAGATAAAAGAATTTAACGGAACTGTGATTTACAGTTGTAACCCAATTTCACAGTTTAATCTCTTTACTGACAAGGCACATCAGATTGTTGATAAAGCGGTTATTTTAGGCTCACAGCAGTTTGCAAATGCTGCAAAGATTAAGAGTGGTGATGATGTTAAGTTTACTGTTGACGGTGAAGAGCAAATTAGGCAATTTATAGTTGGCAATAAGCTAAAAGGGACAGTTGCATTTAATCCAAACTTTGATTCTATGCAAAACAGTGCATCGTATCGCTACAAGCAAGTTAAACTAGAGAGGGTACAATGA
- a CDS encoding NADH-quinone oxidoreductase subunit G gives MSENITINIDGKDIQTQEGEYILNAARANNIFIPAICYLTRCSPTLACRICLVEADGKQVYACNAKSKDGMNITTSTENIAKERRAIMEVYDVNHPLQCGVCDQSGECELQNYTLEMGVDSQSYAVKDVARESKDWGHLHYDPALCIVCERCVTACKDMIGDNSLKTVARGADALDAEYKESMPKDAYAMWNKLNKSVIGLTSGEEMLDCTSCGECASVCPVGALVDTHFMYKSNAWELNQIPATCGHCSAGCQITYDVKHTSIENDEDKIYRVMNEWNYVSLCGAGRYGFDYQNRVEAKDEAAFANAIEAFKKADTIEFTSTITNEEAFILQKIKEKLGVKLVNSEAKSFQTFLNNYSEISGTKLYGNDLEATHNANFIISVGTALKSDNPNARYALNNSMTVNKGAGLYFHPVKDPIIEGLGKSIMTVQHAPLQEEAVLYLILDLFADKEKLPASIIDYLATFHSEKTITIEETIKEEITEIVNVMKKNEETGEDEEVEEEKKKMVPKKISKEVVVDDNRLLEILGADGKFMESLEKNLAKKDSFALIAGPDLYTHPNSKNLARLLGLIEKYSAFEITMIPTLTNSLGVALICELDETSGSLSVGYNTKGDFTLCALGEGDLDMPAINQQEGTLTSVNKRVNPTNAAVGYNGYTLNDIANKLGIKAYNTIDYTASLPVASGFKGVKFDSLPNHYSNDGVEHRGYLLENVSAKTSSDESVEKFSDSKLEGTIIYLANPVRQFTEFTNKTTNLNEIGGLYMSEEFLSKSDLSEGDSVRVKSESGELVVNIVSDNKISGDIALLPTFDSKINSEVLLNGYRFAVASIEKV, from the coding sequence ATGAGCGAAAATATTACTATAAACATTGATGGTAAAGATATTCAAACGCAAGAGGGCGAGTATATACTCAACGCTGCTCGAGCAAACAATATCTTTATACCGGCAATATGTTATTTAACAAGATGTAGTCCAACACTAGCTTGTCGTATCTGTCTTGTAGAGGCTGATGGCAAACAAGTTTATGCTTGTAATGCTAAGTCTAAAGATGGTATGAACATTACAACTTCGACTGAAAATATTGCAAAAGAACGCCGTGCTATTATGGAAGTTTACGATGTAAACCATCCTCTTCAATGTGGTGTTTGTGATCAGTCTGGTGAGTGTGAGTTGCAAAACTATACTTTAGAGATGGGTGTAGATTCTCAAAGTTACGCTGTTAAAGATGTAGCAAGAGAATCAAAAGATTGGGGTCATTTACATTATGATCCGGCTCTTTGTATAGTTTGTGAGAGATGTGTTACAGCATGTAAAGATATGATTGGTGACAATTCGCTTAAAACTGTAGCCCGCGGTGCAGATGCATTGGATGCAGAGTATAAAGAGAGTATGCCAAAAGATGCTTATGCAATGTGGAATAAGCTTAATAAATCTGTTATTGGACTAACAAGCGGTGAAGAGATGCTTGATTGTACATCTTGTGGCGAGTGTGCTTCAGTTTGTCCTGTTGGCGCTTTAGTTGATACTCACTTTATGTATAAGTCTAACGCTTGGGAGTTAAATCAAATTCCTGCTACATGTGGACACTGTTCTGCTGGTTGTCAAATAACTTACGATGTTAAGCACACTAGTATTGAAAATGATGAAGATAAAATCTATCGTGTTATGAATGAGTGGAACTATGTTTCGCTTTGTGGCGCCGGAAGATATGGATTTGACTATCAAAACAGAGTTGAAGCTAAAGATGAGGCAGCATTTGCAAATGCAATTGAAGCTTTCAAAAAAGCTGATACTATTGAGTTTACATCTACTATAACTAACGAAGAGGCTTTTATACTTCAAAAAATAAAAGAGAAACTTGGAGTTAAGCTTGTAAATAGTGAAGCTAAATCATTCCAGACATTTTTAAATAACTATAGTGAAATTAGTGGTACTAAACTTTATGGCAATGACCTAGAAGCTACTCATAACGCAAACTTCATTATCTCTGTTGGTACAGCACTTAAGAGTGATAATCCAAATGCAAGATATGCCCTCAATAACTCAATGACTGTAAATAAAGGTGCAGGTTTATATTTTCATCCTGTAAAAGATCCAATCATAGAGGGTCTTGGCAAAAGCATTATGACGGTTCAACATGCTCCGCTTCAAGAGGAAGCAGTTTTATACCTGATTCTTGACCTTTTTGCAGATAAAGAGAAACTTCCAGCTAGTATTATTGACTATTTGGCAACATTTCATTCTGAAAAAACCATTACAATAGAAGAGACAATTAAAGAAGAAATTACTGAAATAGTAAACGTTATGAAGAAAAATGAAGAGACCGGTGAAGATGAAGAAGTAGAAGAAGAGAAGAAAAAAATGGTTCCTAAAAAAATCTCTAAAGAGGTTGTTGTTGATGATAACAGACTTTTAGAGATATTAGGCGCAGACGGTAAGTTTATGGAGAGCTTGGAGAAAAATCTAGCTAAAAAAGATAGTTTTGCTCTGATTGCCGGACCGGACCTATATACTCATCCAAACTCAAAAAATCTTGCTCGTCTTTTAGGACTAATTGAGAAGTATAGTGCATTTGAAATTACTATGATACCAACTCTTACAAATTCATTAGGTGTTGCACTTATATGTGAGCTTGATGAAACAAGCGGCTCATTAAGTGTTGGGTACAATACTAAGGGTGACTTTACTCTCTGTGCTCTTGGTGAAGGAGACTTGGATATGCCGGCTATTAATCAGCAAGAGGGGACTCTTACAAGTGTTAACAAAAGAGTAAACCCTACAAATGCTGCTGTCGGATACAATGGTTATACACTAAACGATATCGCAAACAAATTGGGTATTAAAGCGTATAATACTATTGATTATACTGCTTCTCTTCCAGTCGCATCAGGCTTTAAGGGTGTGAAATTTGACTCTTTACCAAATCATTACTCTAATGATGGAGTTGAGCATCGTGGATATCTTTTAGAGAATGTTAGTGCTAAAACAAGTTCTGATGAATCAGTAGAAAAGTTTAGTGATTCAAAACTAGAAGGTACTATAATCTATCTTGCTAATCCAGTAAGACAGTTTACAGAGTTTACAAATAAAACTACTAATCTTAATGAGATTGGCGGACTCTACATGAGTGAAGAGTTCCTAAGTAAATCTGATTTAAGTGAAGGAGACAGTGTGAGAGTTAAGAGTGAGAGTGGTGAGCTTGTTGTTAATATCGTAAGTGATAATAAAATCAGTGGTGATATTGCACTTCTACCAACGTTTGATTCTAAAATAAATTCAGAGGTTCTTCTAAACGGTTACCGTTTTGCAGTAGCTTCGATTGAAAAGGTGTAA
- the nuoH gene encoding NADH-quinone oxidoreductase subunit NuoH, producing the protein METAYLIETVIKIVVILLVFSALAGIGTYFERKILAFMQRRLGPMNVGPYGLLQVAADGIKLFTKEDIVPSNVVGRIFKIAPVITAATAFMAAAAIPFLPSFTLFGYEVHPIVADINIGILYILGIMGVGLYGPLLGGMASANKFALLSAARGAAVFISYEVVTGLSILAPIMLVGSLSLIDFNEYQAGGFTDWIVWSQPVAFILFWIAAFAETGRTPFHLIANDHEIIDGFGTEYSGMRWGLFFIGEYANMFFISFVIPLLFLGGYGDGSLLGALGLLGKMAFFFFFFLWTRAAWPDVRPDQLMWLCWKVLMPIAVLNILITAIVMM; encoded by the coding sequence ATGGAAACAGCATATTTAATTGAAACGGTTATAAAAATCGTTGTAATTTTACTTGTCTTTTCTGCATTAGCAGGGATAGGTACTTATTTTGAGAGAAAGATTTTAGCATTTATGCAACGTCGTTTAGGGCCAATGAATGTTGGACCATACGGACTTTTACAAGTTGCGGCAGATGGAATAAAACTTTTTACTAAAGAGGATATTGTCCCCTCTAATGTAGTTGGAAGAATATTTAAAATTGCTCCTGTTATTACAGCTGCTACCGCTTTTATGGCAGCTGCTGCAATTCCTTTCTTGCCATCATTCACACTTTTTGGATATGAAGTTCATCCAATAGTTGCTGATATTAATATTGGTATTTTATATATATTAGGGATTATGGGAGTTGGTCTTTATGGTCCTCTTCTTGGTGGTATGGCATCAGCTAATAAGTTTGCATTACTCTCAGCTGCTCGTGGTGCTGCAGTATTTATCTCTTATGAGGTTGTTACAGGTTTGTCAATATTGGCTCCTATTATGTTAGTTGGCTCACTTTCACTGATTGATTTTAATGAGTATCAAGCTGGTGGATTTACAGATTGGATTGTATGGTCTCAACCTGTTGCATTTATTTTATTTTGGATTGCTGCATTTGCTGAAACTGGTCGTACGCCATTTCATCTTATAGCAAATGATCATGAAATTATTGATGGTTTCGGTACAGAATACTCTGGTATGAGATGGGGACTTTTCTTTATTGGTGAGTATGCAAATATGTTCTTTATCTCTTTTGTAATACCTCTACTCTTCTTAGGTGGATATGGTGATGGAAGTCTATTAGGTGCTTTAGGTTTACTTGGTAAAATGGCATTTTTCTTCTTCTTTTTCTTATGGACAAGAGCTGCATGGCCAGATGTTAGACCAGATCAATTGATGTGGTTATGTTGGAAAGTTCTAATGCCGATAGCAGTGCTAAATATCTTAATCACTGCAATTGTGATGATGTAA
- the nuoI gene encoding NADH-quinone oxidoreductase subunit NuoI yields the protein MNNEQFNDRDVSNGYFLVDIEDYPTTGWDKFKRTLKRSLRGELFVGLWVVLREMIRFDIHTIKYPEEKMPIGPRYRAVHEMKRLWESEAERCIGCGLCEKICISNCIKMDTKIDENSRKEVSEYSINLGRCIFCGYCAEVCPELAITHGGEYENASDQREHFVMYEDMLTPIDKMKAGKQLEFEGFGAITPHEDERVKKTPLSY from the coding sequence ATGAATAATGAACAATTTAACGACAGAGATGTCAGTAACGGATATTTCTTAGTAGATATAGAAGATTATCCTACCACTGGTTGGGATAAGTTTAAAAGAACACTTAAAAGAAGTCTTAGAGGCGAGCTTTTTGTTGGTCTTTGGGTTGTATTGCGTGAGATGATAAGATTTGACATACATACAATAAAATACCCTGAAGAGAAGATGCCAATTGGTCCAAGATATCGTGCAGTGCATGAGATGAAAAGACTTTGGGAGTCTGAGGCAGAGAGATGTATCGGTTGTGGGCTTTGTGAAAAAATCTGTATTTCTAACTGTATTAAAATGGATACTAAAATTGATGAAAATTCTCGTAAAGAGGTTTCTGAATATAGTATTAATCTTGGAAGATGTATTTTTTGTGGTTATTGTGCTGAAGTGTGTCCAGAACTTGCAATTACGCACGGTGGAGAGTATGAAAATGCTAGTGATCAAAGAGAGCACTTTGTAATGTATGAAGATATGTTAACTCCAATAGATAAGATGAAGGCTGGAAAACAGCTGGAGTTCGAAGGTTTTGGTGCGATTACACCACATGAAGATGAGCGTGTTAAAAAAACACCTCTATCATATTAA
- a CDS encoding NADH-quinone oxidoreductase subunit J, which translates to MFEAIAFYLFAFLTISMFYITVTTSQALYALTALAAGMIFISAFFFILGADFLGAIQIVVYSGAVMALYAFGMMFFDTTREIKEKNGNKYIVVGLSIISAILVVAIFAGPIVSDNITALYPMTPGAGNTQEVGMVLFTKYLVPFEVAAVMLLVAMVAGIVLAGKKMDLSLTLMDEDDIRKMREEKNKKVLS; encoded by the coding sequence ATGTTTGAAGCAATTGCATTTTATCTGTTTGCATTTTTAACAATTTCTATGTTTTATATTACAGTAACAACGTCACAGGCGCTATATGCCCTTACAGCATTGGCAGCAGGGATGATTTTTATATCAGCATTTTTCTTTATATTAGGTGCTGACTTTTTAGGTGCGATTCAAATCGTTGTTTATTCAGGTGCTGTGATGGCTCTTTATGCATTTGGTATGATGTTCTTTGATACTACCAGAGAGATAAAAGAGAAAAACGGTAACAAGTATATTGTTGTAGGATTAAGTATCATATCTGCAATATTGGTTGTTGCTATTTTTGCCGGTCCTATCGTAAGTGATAACATTACTGCTCTTTATCCAATGACTCCAGGTGCAGGAAATACTCAAGAGGTAGGTATGGTTTTGTTTACTAAGTATCTTGTCCCTTTTGAAGTTGCCGCCGTAATGCTACTTGTTGCAATGGTTGCAGGTATTGTTCTTGCCGGTAAAAAAATGGATCTTTCTTTGACTCTTATGGATGAAGATGATATTAGAAAAATGAGAGAAGAAAAAAATAAAAAGGTGCTTTCATGA
- the nuoK gene encoding NADH-quinone oxidoreductase subunit NuoK, with product MMEIGLNHYLVLSTILFAIGLVGVMRRKNLLMLFFATEILLNSVNISFAAISHFYGDLTGQMFAFFVIAIAASEVAVGLGLLIVWHKKHNNIDLDQMSMMRG from the coding sequence ATGATGGAAATTGGACTAAACCATTATCTTGTTCTTTCAACAATTTTATTTGCTATAGGACTAGTTGGTGTAATGAGAAGAAAAAATCTGCTTATGTTGTTTTTTGCAACAGAGATACTTCTTAACTCTGTAAATATATCTTTTGCTGCGATTTCACATTTTTACGGTGACTTAACAGGACAGATGTTTGCATTTTTCGTAATAGCTATTGCTGCTTCAGAAGTAGCTGTTGGGCTTGGTCTGCTAATTGTATGGCATAAAAAACATAACAATATTGACTTAGACCAAATGTCAATGATGAGAGGATAA